The following proteins come from a genomic window of Dreissena polymorpha isolate Duluth1 chromosome 1, UMN_Dpol_1.0, whole genome shotgun sequence:
- the LOC127867849 gene encoding thyrotropin-releasing hormone receptor-like → MDFIWNSTSNLNASDKLLKCDTMGTPAYNQSKYDYRIDLDCLLSLLNISPDWEESGLIFTDKVPRAKLVTFGLDLFSYVTPVVLVLGLIGNSLSFAVFMTKTMRKVSASTYLAALSAADITTLVFYVLVEWLRRGLPHVNSGTSLQFLEAEGVCQIQLYISYISRFMSSWIVVAFTVERFVGVCYPLRLMRRKSRRVLLCLLMTGALLVLYKPILSGSISIGLYPFCGARKESTHVSFILDSMFGVVTYFLPLTTITILNLLIVRTLFLRKRRALDLFNEVTKMRLEFTLILFVISFFFIAFNLPYFIVWFHMQITFQPGLHHEDSDFWPGVMMITRTVFYLNFCFNFFLYSITGAYFRTELACLFRLRRRCQRTSKRNQRACGGIETMTLQQHLFSSKSTTNVT, encoded by the exons ATGGACTTTATTTGGAACTCGACTTCAAACTTG AATGCATCGGACAAACTTCTAAAATGTGATACTATGGGAACGCCAGCATACAATCAATCAAAGTACGACTACCGCATTGACCTTGACTGTTTGTTGAGCCTTTTGAATATATCACCTGATTGGGAAGAGTCGGGTCTCATTTTTACGGACAAAGTTCCGAGAGCAAAACTGGTAACGTTCGGACTGGATCTGTTCTCTTACGTAACACCTGTAGTACTAGTGCTTGGACTGATCGGCAACAGTCTCTCGTTTGCAGTGTTCATGACAAAGACAATGCGCAAGGTCTCGGCAAGTACTTACCTAGCGGCCCTGTCGGCGGCCGACATAACTACTCTCGTGTTCTACGTTCTAGTTGAATGGCTAAGGAGAGGACTTCCCCACGTCAATTCAGGTACTTCACTTCAATTTCTTGAAGCGGAAGGAGTGTGTCAAATACAGCTCTATATATCCTATATTAGCAGATTTATGTCATCGTGGATAGTTGTCGCCTTCACTGTCGAGCGATTCGTGGGGGTGTGCTACCCTCTGAGACTTATGAGGCGGAAGTCGCGACGAGTGTTGCTCTGTCTCTTAATGACCGGCGCTCTTCTCGTTTTATACAAGCCGATTTTAAGCGGAAGTATCTCCATCGGACTTTACCCATTCTGTGGAGCAAGGAAAGAATCCACACACGTTTCTTTTATTTTGGATTCCATGTTTGGTGTCGTCACATATTTTCTCCCTTTGACGACCATTACCATTTTAAATCTACTTATCGTTCGGACATTGTTTTTACGCAAAAGACGTGCACTCGATTTGTTCAACGAAGTGACAAAAATGCGACTAGAATtcactttaattttatttgtgaTATCTTTCTTTTTCATCGCTTTTAACTTGCCCTACTTCATCGTGTGGTTCCACATGCAGATTACGTTCCAGCCAGGCCTCCATCACGAAGACTCGGACTTCTGGCCAGGGGTGATGATGATCACTCGGACGGTGTTCTACCTGAACTTTTGCTTCAACTTTTTCCTCTACAGTATCACGGGCGCCTACTTCCGGACCGAGCTCGCTTGTCTCTTCCGGTTGCGCCGTCGCTGCCAGAGGACATCAAAACGCAACCAACGCGCGTGCGGCGGAATCGAGACGATGACGCTGCAACAGCACTTATTCTCCTCCAAAAGCACCACAAATGTCACGTAG